One Acidobacteriota bacterium DNA window includes the following coding sequences:
- a CDS encoding nuclear transport factor 2 family protein, whose translation MKSILQPVWVIIVLAVSASGQTADPAATKNTNGSAASIDLLSTITELDAKLFEAFNNRHLEVMQTMFAADVEFYHDKDGVLNYRQLIAGFGKLFEQNKTTGLRRDLVKGSMAVYPLKDVGAIQTGEHRFCHMENGREDCGTFKFLHIWRLKDGEWKIARAVSYAH comes from the coding sequence GTGAAAAGCATTCTTCAACCGGTGTGGGTCATAATTGTTTTGGCAGTTTCAGCTTCAGGGCAAACGGCAGACCCCGCCGCCACGAAAAATACCAATGGTTCAGCCGCTTCCATAGATTTGCTTTCGACGATTACCGAACTTGATGCCAAATTATTCGAGGCGTTTAATAATCGCCATCTCGAAGTGATGCAAACGATGTTTGCCGCCGATGTTGAGTTTTATCACGATAAGGATGGCGTATTGAATTACCGGCAACTGATTGCGGGCTTCGGCAAATTATTCGAGCAAAATAAAACCACTGGACTCAGACGAGATTTAGTAAAAGGCTCGATGGCGGTCTATCCGCTGAAAGATGTTGGCGCGATTCAAACCGGCGAGCATCGCTTTTGTCATATGGAAAACGGGCGCGAAGATTGCGGCACGTTTAAATTCCTGCACATCTGGCGGCTCAAAGATGGCGAATGGAAAATTGCGCGAGCGGTCAGTTATGCGCATTAA
- a CDS encoding DinB family protein, whose amino-acid sequence MNKTAIIDFFKHMEWADAVVWKAVLASDVAKTDRKARDYLYHLHMVHRAFLRVWRAEPRDTPYPTFEDATSLREWAVSYYPEAYAQLEALSDAQLAAPMNVPWADLVEKRLGRPPDKTTIGETAMQVVLHSMYHRGQVNARLRALGAEPPMTDYIAWIWLGRPAADWSAVKS is encoded by the coding sequence ATGAATAAAACTGCGATTATCGATTTTTTCAAACATATGGAATGGGCGGATGCGGTGGTGTGGAAAGCGGTACTGGCTTCCGACGTTGCAAAGACTGACCGGAAGGCGCGCGATTACCTTTATCACCTGCATATGGTGCATCGGGCTTTCCTGCGCGTCTGGCGCGCAGAGCCGCGCGATACGCCTTATCCCACCTTTGAAGATGCTACGTCGCTCAGAGAATGGGCGGTGAGCTATTACCCGGAAGCTTACGCGCAACTCGAAGCGCTGAGCGATGCACAACTGGCTGCGCCGATGAATGTGCCGTGGGCGGATTTGGTTGAAAAACGTCTCGGTCGCCCGCCCGATAAGACCACGATTGGCGAAACCGCTATGCAGGTCGTCCTGCATTCGATGTATCATCGCGGACAAGTCAATGCGCGATTGCGCGCGCTTGGCGCAGAGCCGCCGATGACCGATTACATCGCCTGGATTTGGCTCGGACGCCCGGCGGCGGATTGGTCAGCGGTTAAGTCGTAG
- a CDS encoding S8 family serine peptidase, translating to MKRRTFILSVLWAFLLFALSFPQILAPQASAKSTAITAADEQTAVSHYILTYDRNTMSNARALAAVTRAGGVVLNNLSEIGALLVTSPIPEFAATMRRNPGVKASKDFAINWLPKDETNGTVSAQVAKLEASPYDAFFLPDQWNLYISKTVDAWAITEGNPAIKVAVLDSGICAHHQDLIGKVRTDLSTSFITEPGECANDQFPVCADCPNWEDRNYHGSHVAGTIATNSLGTAGVAPNVQLIAVKVLDCTGSGTWSSVLSGIMYAANVNADVINMSLGAFVSKTEMADPEFQALYDALGKAIQYAQKEKGCLLVTSAGNDALNLDTWPGNKYIHIPSQLAMTLQIPGISVGATTSTDALAHFSNYGVTGETLTAPGGGLPASGSTPTQYILAPCSCHSITMANPCASSPGWYLWIRGTSMSTPHVSGAAALIAGRLTIPKSYQWPVQIRQRLLSSSDDLGYKGRDPIFGYGRLNTLRAVQ from the coding sequence ATGAAAAGGAGAACGTTTATCTTATCTGTCCTATGGGCTTTTCTGCTGTTTGCCCTGTCTTTTCCGCAAATCCTCGCGCCGCAAGCCAGCGCAAAATCAACAGCAATAACCGCAGCCGATGAACAAACGGCGGTATCGCACTATATCCTTACCTATGATCGAAACACCATGAGTAATGCCAGAGCACTTGCAGCAGTGACTCGCGCAGGGGGTGTTGTCCTGAACAATTTATCGGAGATCGGCGCATTGCTGGTCACGTCGCCGATTCCCGAATTTGCTGCAACCATGCGACGTAATCCGGGGGTTAAAGCCAGTAAGGATTTTGCCATCAACTGGCTTCCCAAAGACGAAACCAACGGAACCGTGAGCGCCCAGGTCGCCAAGTTGGAAGCCTCGCCATATGACGCTTTTTTCTTACCCGATCAATGGAATCTTTACATCTCCAAGACGGTTGATGCCTGGGCGATTACCGAGGGCAACCCGGCGATCAAGGTAGCGGTGCTGGATTCAGGCATTTGCGCCCATCATCAGGATTTGATTGGCAAAGTGCGAACTGACCTCAGCACCTCGTTTATCACAGAGCCTGGCGAATGCGCCAATGATCAGTTTCCGGTGTGTGCGGATTGCCCGAACTGGGAGGATCGTAACTACCACGGCTCACACGTCGCCGGAACCATTGCAACCAATAGCCTGGGAACCGCAGGGGTGGCTCCGAATGTTCAACTGATTGCGGTCAAGGTGTTGGATTGCACAGGGAGTGGCACCTGGAGTTCCGTCCTCAGCGGCATTATGTACGCCGCCAACGTCAATGCCGATGTCATTAACATGAGCCTGGGCGCATTTGTCTCCAAGACTGAGATGGCTGACCCTGAATTTCAGGCGCTTTATGATGCCTTGGGCAAAGCGATTCAGTATGCCCAGAAAGAGAAAGGCTGTCTGTTGGTCACCAGCGCCGGCAACGATGCGCTCAACCTGGATACCTGGCCCGGAAATAAATACATTCATATTCCCTCGCAATTGGCGATGACTTTGCAGATTCCGGGAATCTCTGTCGGCGCAACCACGAGCACCGATGCGCTGGCTCACTTTTCAAATTACGGCGTAACCGGCGAGACGCTGACCGCGCCGGGAGGCGGATTGCCCGCATCAGGAAGCACACCCACTCAGTACATACTGGCGCCTTGCAGTTGTCATTCGATAACTATGGCTAATCCTTGCGCAAGCAGTCCTGGATGGTATCTGTGGATTCGCGGAACCAGTATGTCAACGCCGCATGTTTCGGGCGCGGCGGCGCTCATCGCCGGACGACTCACCATCCCGAAATCCTATCAATGGCCGGTGCAGATTCGTCAACGCTTGCTGAGCAGCAGTGACGATCTCGGCTACAAGGGACGCGACCCCATATTCGGTTATGGTCGCCTGAATACCTTACGCGCAGTTCAATAA
- a CDS encoding thiamine pyrophosphate-binding protein — protein MKKTARQNTGTEISVNQKRRNFILKSAVTAGAAAVSLGANTNVLGNAVTDIPLIRIPKEIPEALKQTPKPGSFEGNGMTGAEVFAKLCKEEELAALFCCPGNYTVINAIAAAGVPAYGGRTEGAMCAMADGFSRVTGEVTATSGTEGPGFTHMIMNIAAANAARTPLLVLASNMQLAGEDREQFIQVAYQQPTTEGMKKYGKRIIAPNRVYEYGAYAFRHLKSGIPGVVHLDFPAEVARARFTDPANLTDFYGKAKYRSESRAHPSPKEVEKAVDMINKAERPILVAGQGVFQRKAWEALKEVAEKHEIAVVTSGPTRGHFPDDHRLSAALSPDALMSADLVVFVGQYCMPSPGEYRFNPDIKAIRVNPVQEDLGRNWPLDLGIVSDEKIFLEALANLLPRKKRDAWVAELAAARQAFEKQHLDVYALGLKYSKETNAVHPSVMAKEVHDFLYKGDIDPKQTVTGSGGWTSGLFAGRWLRAYRPAQTVVCAYQYGAIGPDMAMMMGAGAAVQRGVGPQAAWKGAPVLCITSDAGAAYSLFELDTAAKFKIPTITVIYNNNSWGMWPSAVSSPCSMQMYLFQENLRYDKLAEGLGARGEYAQTPEQLREALKRSYQAAVKESVSTVINVQALKEFTSAKHYAPGVALNPEPGVGAFAH, from the coding sequence ATGAAAAAAACAGCCCGGCAAAATACCGGAACCGAAATTTCGGTTAATCAAAAACGCAGAAATTTTATTTTGAAATCCGCCGTCACCGCAGGAGCCGCTGCCGTTAGCCTCGGCGCGAACACCAACGTTTTAGGCAATGCGGTCACCGATATTCCATTGATTCGCATTCCAAAAGAAATTCCCGAAGCTCTCAAACAAACCCCTAAGCCGGGTTCATTTGAAGGCAATGGCATGACCGGCGCAGAAGTATTCGCCAAACTTTGCAAAGAAGAAGAACTCGCGGCGCTCTTTTGCTGTCCCGGCAATTACACGGTCATCAATGCGATTGCCGCAGCAGGCGTTCCGGCATACGGGGGACGCACGGAAGGCGCGATGTGCGCGATGGCTGACGGGTTTTCCCGTGTCACCGGCGAAGTGACTGCGACCTCCGGCACCGAAGGTCCCGGCTTTACGCATATGATTATGAACATCGCCGCCGCCAATGCCGCGCGCACCCCGCTTCTGGTGCTTGCCAGCAATATGCAACTGGCAGGCGAAGACCGCGAACAATTCATTCAGGTCGCTTATCAACAGCCGACTACCGAAGGCATGAAAAAATATGGCAAGCGCATCATCGCGCCCAATCGCGTTTATGAATACGGCGCGTATGCTTTTCGCCATTTGAAATCCGGTATCCCCGGCGTTGTGCATCTGGATTTTCCCGCCGAGGTCGCAAGAGCCAGATTTACCGACCCAGCGAATTTGACGGACTTTTACGGCAAAGCCAAATATCGCAGTGAATCGCGCGCTCATCCTTCGCCCAAAGAAGTCGAAAAAGCGGTTGATATGATTAACAAAGCCGAGCGACCTATCCTGGTTGCCGGGCAAGGCGTCTTTCAACGCAAAGCCTGGGAGGCGCTGAAAGAGGTCGCCGAAAAACATGAAATCGCGGTTGTCACATCGGGACCCACACGTGGACATTTCCCGGATGACCATCGTTTGTCTGCGGCATTGTCACCCGACGCCTTGATGAGCGCCGACCTGGTGGTTTTTGTCGGGCAGTATTGTATGCCGAGTCCCGGCGAGTATCGTTTCAATCCCGACATCAAAGCGATTCGCGTCAACCCCGTGCAGGAAGATTTGGGGCGCAACTGGCCCCTCGATTTAGGCATCGTCAGCGATGAAAAAATATTTCTTGAAGCACTCGCGAATCTGTTGCCGCGCAAGAAACGCGATGCCTGGGTAGCGGAACTGGCAGCGGCGCGGCAGGCGTTTGAAAAACAGCACCTCGATGTTTACGCGCTTGGATTGAAATACAGCAAAGAAACCAACGCCGTGCATCCGTCGGTGATGGCAAAAGAGGTTCACGATTTTCTTTACAAAGGCGACATTGACCCGAAACAGACGGTCACAGGTTCAGGTGGATGGACGAGCGGTTTATTTGCAGGTCGCTGGTTGCGCGCTTATCGTCCGGCGCAAACCGTGGTCTGCGCGTATCAATACGGCGCAATCGGACCCGACATGGCGATGATGATGGGCGCGGGCGCGGCTGTGCAACGCGGCGTCGGACCGCAAGCTGCCTGGAAAGGCGCGCCAGTGCTTTGCATCACCAGCGACGCGGGCGCAGCTTACAGCCTCTTTGAACTCGATACCGCCGCCAAGTTCAAGATTCCGACGATCACGGTGATTTATAACAATAATTCCTGGGGTATGTGGCCGAGCGCCGTCAGTTCGCCCTGCTCCATGCAGATGTACCTCTTTCAGGAAAATCTGCGTTACGATAAACTCGCGGAAGGCTTGGGGGCGCGCGGCGAATATGCGCAAACCCCTGAGCAACTGCGCGAAGCTTTAAAGCGCAGCTATCAAGCGGCTGTGAAAGAGAGCGTTTCGACAGTCATCAATGTGCAGGCGCTCAAAGAATTTACTTCGGCGAAACATTATGCGCCGGGTGTGGCGCTCAACCCCGAACCCGGTGTCGGCGCATTCGCTCATTGA
- a CDS encoding PIN domain-containing protein, with protein MNDYLLDTNLLLRFCDSASPQHPIAVNAIEILLKRGDQVFITAQNLIEFWAVATRPKLANGFDWTSQQTEQEIERLLNLFLFLEDSPAIFPHWRKLILQYSVSGKQVHDARLVAVMLTHGISQLITFNTSDFIRYSNITLIEPDAVK; from the coding sequence ATGAACGATTATCTGCTGGACACCAATCTGCTGTTACGCTTTTGCGATTCGGCTTCGCCGCAGCATCCAATTGCGGTCAACGCCATTGAAATACTTTTAAAACGTGGCGACCAGGTCTTTATCACCGCACAAAACCTGATAGAGTTTTGGGCTGTTGCCACCCGTCCGAAATTGGCTAATGGTTTCGATTGGACATCGCAACAAACTGAACAAGAGATTGAACGCCTGCTCAATCTGTTTTTGTTCCTTGAAGATTCGCCTGCTATTTTCCCACATTGGCGGAAACTGATTTTGCAATACTCGGTGAGCGGCAAACAAGTTCATGACGCCAGACTGGTTGCGGTGATGCTCACACACGGCATTTCGCAACTCATCACCTTTAACACAAGCGATTTCATTCGCTACTCAAACATCACACTAATTGAGCCGGACGCTGTAAAATAA
- a CDS encoding cytochrome c: protein MLRRSVRTVAWCLFALTVLWFSVGRPWQSYAWQSGGKPLTQAEAKNLKSPVPYSKSSISRGRIVFMNYCTGCHGNDGKAQIDVIADATDLTQPKLWKSGAMEGEIFRSIREGAGLNMPPYKNQIRKEEDMWHLVNFIRSLWSESLRPKLQEEKPDN, encoded by the coding sequence ATGCTGCGACGTTCGGTTCGTACAGTCGCTTGGTGTCTGTTTGCTTTAACCGTCCTCTGGTTCAGCGTAGGGCGACCTTGGCAAAGTTATGCGTGGCAAAGCGGCGGTAAACCGCTTACGCAAGCCGAAGCCAAAAATCTCAAAAGCCCGGTGCCCTATAGCAAATCTTCGATTAGTCGCGGGCGCATCGTGTTTATGAATTATTGTACGGGCTGTCACGGCAACGATGGCAAAGCCCAGATTGATGTGATTGCCGATGCCACCGATTTGACTCAGCCGAAACTCTGGAAAAGCGGCGCGATGGAAGGCGAAATCTTTCGCAGCATACGCGAGGGCGCGGGACTCAATATGCCGCCTTATAAAAATCAGATTCGCAAAGAAGAGGATATGTGGCATCTGGTGAATTTTATTCGCAGCCTGTGGAGCGAATCGCTCAGACCCAAATTACAAGAGGAAAAGCCCGACAATTAA
- a CDS encoding reverse transcriptase family protein translates to MNYVIELLITHHSLLITTVMQQPRTQEEILAAARQSSREAVILEEMIRLGFWPAQGVMPEDPADEIRRRGELEGELRKLRGEFRKLHNEAHLLKEARKRRLEESRRKQKENKERRERERQERATAWQAKKASAIVYLGDGVSAGLNHVTCDEARLATYGLPRLTDAAEIAASIGITVNELRFLSFSRKTSTVSHYVRFKLPKKPSGERLISAPMPRLKKVQHWILENLLAKVELHDAAHGFRSERSIVSNAAPHVGAEVVINLDLKDFFPSISYKRVKGVFRALGYSEAAATIFALLCTEPQVEEVVLDGKTYFIATGERHLPQGAPTSPAITNILCRRLDKRLLKMATGAGFKYTRYADDLTFSTSGESKKNICNVLRRVESIVAHEGLTIHPDKTRVLRRSRQQEVTGVVVNEKTNVSKKELKRFRALLFQIEKDGLAGKRWSNSSDVLASMMGFANFVFMVNPEKGAELQARVRALMAKHHWQAPKFERQAQVQQERLATSEPEVINKPAEKSKPKNWWKLW, encoded by the coding sequence ATGAATTATGTCATCGAACTACTCATCACTCATCACTCATTACTCATCACTACTGTTATGCAACAACCAAGAACACAGGAAGAAATTTTAGCCGCGGCGCGCCAATCTTCGCGTGAAGCCGTGATTCTCGAAGAGATGATTCGTCTGGGATTCTGGCCCGCGCAAGGCGTGATGCCCGAAGACCCCGCCGATGAGATTCGTCGTCGTGGCGAACTTGAAGGTGAACTTAGGAAACTGCGTGGTGAATTCAGAAAGCTGCATAATGAAGCGCATTTGTTGAAAGAGGCGCGCAAACGCCGACTCGAAGAATCGCGTCGCAAACAGAAAGAAAATAAAGAACGCCGCGAACGTGAACGCCAGGAACGCGCTACTGCCTGGCAAGCGAAAAAGGCAAGCGCAATCGTTTACCTCGGCGATGGCGTCTCGGCGGGTCTCAATCACGTCACCTGCGATGAAGCGCGACTGGCAACCTATGGACTGCCGCGTTTAACGGACGCCGCAGAGATTGCCGCCAGCATCGGCATCACGGTTAATGAATTGCGCTTCTTATCGTTTTCACGAAAAACTTCGACCGTATCGCATTATGTGCGTTTCAAGTTGCCGAAAAAACCAAGTGGTGAGCGGCTCATTTCCGCGCCGATGCCGCGCCTCAAAAAAGTTCAACACTGGATTCTGGAAAACCTGCTCGCAAAAGTTGAACTCCATGACGCCGCGCATGGCTTTCGCAGCGAACGGTCAATCGTATCGAACGCCGCGCCGCATGTTGGCGCAGAAGTTGTCATCAACCTCGACCTCAAAGATTTCTTCCCTTCCATCAGTTATAAACGGGTCAAAGGAGTGTTTCGCGCGCTCGGCTATTCGGAAGCCGCCGCAACCATTTTCGCTTTGCTTTGTACTGAACCACAGGTTGAAGAAGTTGTGCTTGACGGCAAAACTTACTTCATCGCAACCGGTGAAAGACACCTGCCACAAGGCGCGCCGACGAGTCCCGCGATTACCAATATTTTGTGTCGCCGTCTGGACAAGCGACTCCTGAAAATGGCTACAGGAGCCGGTTTCAAGTACACGCGCTATGCTGACGATTTGACTTTTTCGACTTCGGGCGAAAGCAAAAAAAATATCTGTAATGTATTGCGCCGCGTAGAGTCCATCGTCGCGCACGAAGGCTTGACCATTCACCCGGATAAAACCCGTGTGCTCAGACGTTCACGGCAACAGGAAGTCACAGGTGTTGTGGTCAATGAAAAAACCAATGTCTCGAAAAAAGAGTTGAAGCGTTTTCGCGCTCTGCTCTTTCAAATTGAAAAAGACGGACTTGCAGGCAAACGTTGGAGCAATTCATCGGATGTGCTGGCTTCGATGATGGGCTTTGCCAATTTCGTTTTTATGGTGAACCCGGAAAAAGGCGCGGAGTTGCAAGCCCGCGTTCGCGCTTTGATGGCTAAACACCACTGGCAAGCGCCGAAATTTGAGCGCCAAGCGCAAGTGCAACAAGAACGCCTCGCCACCAGTGAACCTGAAGTCATCAACAAACCTGCGGAAAAATCGAAACCGAAAAACTGGTGGAAGTTATGGTAG
- a CDS encoding cytochrome c, whose translation MKNNMKRHLSLYLICIVAAAGFIFSQQISNASSPRAKEITFTKDIAPIFNKNCSQCHRPGEGAPFSTLTYKEVRPWARAIREKITMKTMPPWHADPHYGAWANDRRLPQEDIDTIVAWVDGGAKEGNPKLLPPAPKFENGWSIGKPDVILPMPETFTLEASGPDEYQYFVVDPGFKEDVYVQRAEARPDNRKIVHHIIAFIQTPSSNGRPQIDISKLSKEQIEKLRAQMEKNSPTYREGFLVRTKPDAPVADDGCSDPKGGRLSRSDRGQDMENGQLLCGYAPGMNQAIWEPGTVKKIPAGSKIVFQMHYSKAAGSVQKDRSSVGLIFAKNKPEKLVHTYGISNNAFLIPAGADNHKVTACWTAQEDVHLINFMPHLHLRGKAVEYKAIYPNGTTEILLNIPRYDFSWQTVYYFQQQKALPKGTRIMVTGYFDNSAKNKFNPDPTKVVRYGEPTYDEMMIGWMDYTVDKETANPVSAKN comes from the coding sequence GTGAAAAATAACATGAAACGCCATCTCTCTCTTTATCTAATCTGCATTGTCGCCGCCGCGGGTTTCATCTTTTCTCAACAAATCAGCAATGCCAGTTCACCCCGCGCCAAAGAAATCACCTTCACCAAAGACATCGCGCCGATCTTTAATAAAAACTGTTCGCAATGTCATCGTCCCGGTGAGGGCGCGCCGTTTTCGACGCTCACTTACAAAGAGGTTCGCCCGTGGGCGCGTGCGATTCGCGAAAAAATAACCATGAAAACCATGCCGCCCTGGCACGCCGACCCGCATTATGGCGCGTGGGCGAATGACCGCCGTTTACCGCAAGAGGATATTGATACCATCGTCGCCTGGGTCGATGGCGGCGCTAAAGAAGGCAACCCGAAACTCCTGCCGCCTGCGCCGAAATTTGAAAATGGCTGGTCAATCGGTAAACCCGATGTGATTTTGCCGATGCCCGAAACCTTCACCTTGGAAGCCTCAGGTCCCGATGAATATCAATACTTCGTGGTCGACCCGGGCTTTAAAGAAGATGTCTATGTACAGCGAGCCGAAGCGCGACCCGACAATCGCAAAATCGTGCATCACATCATCGCTTTTATTCAAACGCCAAGCTCGAACGGCAGACCACAAATCGACATCAGCAAACTGAGCAAAGAACAGATTGAAAAACTGCGCGCCCAGATGGAAAAGAATTCGCCGACCTATCGCGAAGGTTTTCTGGTGCGCACCAAACCCGATGCTCCGGTGGCGGATGACGGTTGCAGTGACCCGAAAGGCGGCAGGCTCTCACGCTCTGACCGAGGTCAGGACATGGAAAACGGGCAACTGCTTTGCGGTTATGCGCCGGGCATGAATCAAGCCATCTGGGAGCCGGGAACCGTCAAGAAAATTCCCGCCGGTTCCAAAATCGTTTTCCAGATGCATTACTCGAAAGCCGCAGGCTCGGTGCAAAAAGACCGCTCCAGCGTCGGGTTGATTTTCGCTAAAAACAAACCGGAAAAACTGGTGCATACCTATGGCATTTCCAATAATGCTTTCCTGATTCCCGCAGGCGCAGATAATCACAAAGTTACAGCCTGCTGGACGGCGCAGGAAGATGTTCATCTGATTAACTTCATGCCGCATCTGCACCTGCGCGGTAAAGCCGTCGAGTACAAAGCCATCTACCCGAACGGCACCACCGAAATTCTGTTGAACATTCCGCGTTATGATTTTTCATGGCAGACGGTCTATTACTTCCAGCAACAGAAAGCGCTTCCCAAAGGCACGCGGATTATGGTGACGGGGTATTTCGATAATTCGGCGAAAAATAAATTCAACCCCGACCCGACCAAGGTCGTGCGTTATGGCGAGCCGACTTATGACGAGATGATGATTGGCTGGATGGATTATACGGTTGATAAAGAGACGGCAAATCCCGTGTCAGCCAAAAATTAA